Proteins encoded in a region of the bacterium genome:
- a CDS encoding tetratricopeptide repeat protein: MTKDIKLKQPTIPTNKVVEGAENSLNYCLLASYVIIIILLFLNINNIEYVLHLFLFVFISSGLVVAGNICSLKKIKENLQKAEANSEIEQLTNIISSESENADAYYLRGCAYKSLKKYRSAIYDFQNAKKFINNLSDYLQETLNKDVLECKEKIETKKNS; the protein is encoded by the coding sequence ATGACAAAAGATATAAAATTAAAACAACCTACAATACCGACCAATAAAGTAGTAGAGGGAGCAGAAAATTCCTTGAATTACTGTTTACTTGCTTCCTATGTCATAATAATTATTTTGTTATTCTTAAATATAAACAATATTGAATATGTCCTTCATCTTTTTCTATTTGTTTTTATTTCAAGTGGTCTAGTCGTCGCAGGAAACATATGCTCATTAAAAAAAATCAAAGAAAATCTTCAAAAAGCTGAAGCTAACAGCGAAATCGAACAATTAACAAATATAATTTCTTCAGAGTCAGAAAATGCAGATGCCTATTACCTAAGAGGTTGCGCTTATAAATCATTAAAGAAATATAGATCAGCAATTTATGATTTTCAAAATGCAAAAAAATTTATAAACAATCTTTCAGATTATTTACAAGAAACACTAAATAAAGATGTCCTAGAATGCAAAGAAAAGATTGAGACTAAAAAAAACTCATAA
- a CDS encoding patatin-like phospholipase family protein: MFIPLFISGCARVRHAVPENLLNDVRVFGMQDIRAFSGSPNDFFKKDFVKLLEQEEKREPSFFNFKTKQTYYLLALSGGAANGAYGAGLLNGWSQSGTRPVFKVVTGISTGAIIAPLAFLGSGHDDTLKELYTKYSTKDILRIHPSRNAFASTKPLEYLIERYFDTELLKEITIEYNKGRRLYVGTTNLDAQQLVIWDMGKIASIGGGNALKLFRKVILASASIPIALPPVYLEAEANDEKYDEMHVDGGVIKQVFFLYDVIQGIEKAAEEKGVDIYKIQYKIYVIRNGYTDAVWEEIPDKIPAIAERTIETMLNTQSVGDIIYLYVFTRARNGDFNLASIPVTHVSKAKELFDPVEMQALFDLGFEETLQGYPWRKSPPGME, translated from the coding sequence TTGTTTATTCCCTTGTTTATTTCCGGCTGCGCAAGAGTGCGTCACGCTGTCCCAGAAAATTTATTAAATGATGTCCGAGTTTTCGGCATGCAAGACATCAGGGCGTTCAGTGGAAGCCCAAATGATTTTTTTAAGAAAGATTTTGTTAAGTTGTTGGAACAAGAAGAAAAAAGGGAACCTTCTTTCTTTAATTTTAAAACTAAACAGACTTATTACCTACTTGCTCTTTCGGGTGGAGCTGCCAACGGTGCTTATGGCGCAGGATTACTTAACGGATGGTCACAGTCCGGGACACGGCCGGTTTTTAAGGTTGTTACTGGAATAAGTACCGGAGCGATAATTGCGCCGCTTGCCTTTTTAGGAAGCGGGCATGACGATACATTAAAGGAATTATATACTAAGTATTCAACAAAGGATATTTTACGGATACATCCATCTCGTAATGCCTTTGCCAGCACCAAGCCTTTGGAATATCTTATTGAACGATACTTTGATACAGAATTACTAAAAGAGATAACTATTGAATATAACAAAGGCCGCAGGCTTTATGTGGGAACTACTAATTTGGATGCGCAACAGCTTGTTATTTGGGATATGGGCAAAATTGCGTCCATAGGCGGTGGTAATGCTTTAAAGTTGTTTCGCAAAGTCATATTAGCGTCAGCGTCCATTCCAATTGCACTCCCTCCAGTTTATTTAGAGGCGGAGGCTAATGACGAAAAGTATGATGAGATGCATGTTGACGGCGGGGTAATAAAGCAGGTGTTTTTTCTTTATGATGTTATCCAGGGTATTGAGAAAGCCGCCGAAGAAAAAGGAGTAGATATTTATAAGATACAGTACAAAATTTATGTTATTAGAAATGGTTATACAGATGCTGTTTGGGAAGAGATTCCGGATAAAATACCTGCTATAGCGGAACGCACCATTGAAACGATGCTCAATACCCAAAGCGTAGGCGACATCATTTACTTATATGTTTTTACAAGAGCAAGGAACGGTGATTTTAATCTTGCCTCTATCCCGGTAACCCATGTATCTAAAGCAAAAGAGCTTTTTGACCCTGTTGAAATGCAGGCGCTTTTTGATTTGGGTTTTGAAGAGACTTTGCAAGGATATCCTTGGAGAAAATCGCCTCCTGGGATGGAGTAA
- a CDS encoding glycosyltransferase, with amino-acid sequence MELSIIIPVFNEEKYLEDALMSICSQNVSFDYEVIVSDAGSKDNSLKIARRYTNLVVHSLSKAVGAVRNYGAKSAKGKYLLFVDADTILPQGYLQKAYKVFASNKDLSAFCGWFRFKEREPKLLFSEVVANFYFVIKDKIGQPTLPGCCGIAIRKEIFEEVGGFPVYFLEDTEFSSILRKIHKIRYLCNLHAVTSGRRIIKMGLLNTIRYYMWPKTGEFEKDYVSCP; translated from the coding sequence ATGGAACTGAGTATAATTATTCCAGTTTTTAATGAAGAAAAATATCTTGAGGATGCCCTTATGTCTATCTGCAGTCAAAATGTAAGTTTCGATTACGAAGTAATAGTTAGTGATGCCGGGAGTAAAGACAATTCACTAAAGATAGCAAGAAGATATACAAATCTTGTAGTTCACAGTCTATCCAAAGCTGTAGGAGCAGTGCGTAATTATGGCGCTAAATCCGCAAAAGGTAAATACTTACTTTTTGTTGATGCAGATACTATTTTGCCTCAAGGATACCTACAAAAAGCATATAAAGTATTTGCAAGTAATAAAGACTTATCTGCCTTTTGCGGTTGGTTCAGATTTAAAGAAAGAGAACCCAAGTTGCTCTTTTCTGAAGTTGTTGCCAACTTCTACTTCGTAATAAAAGACAAAATTGGACAGCCTACTCTTCCTGGCTGCTGTGGAATTGCCATAAGAAAGGAAATCTTTGAAGAAGTGGGAGGGTTCCCTGTATATTTTCTTGAAGATACAGAATTTTCCTCTATCTTGAGAAAAATTCATAAAATTCGTTATTTATGCAATTTACATGCGGTTACTTCAGGACGTAGAATTATTAAAATGGGCTTGTTGAATACCATTAGGTATTATATGTGGCCAAAGACTGGAGAGTTTGAAAAAGATTATGTTAGTTGTCCTTGA
- a CDS encoding 1-acyl-sn-glycerol-3-phosphate acyltransferase yields the protein MRSLRDSYKYATKIGKVLFKILFLMRIKGLKNLSEEGMVVIAEHKSFLDGPILACALPRPPRFTSAEFMFHHPFYSLIPRWIGSIPVQDKSSISGLRRIIGLLKGGEIVVIFPQGGINKKTFYKGAFFAATKAEVPVILAMIEGVEKVLPASNKKIGWSKIKVEFSEPFYLSSTKDNDSIKFFKKEVLRKFQTS from the coding sequence ATGCGTAGTTTAAGAGATTCTTACAAATATGCGACGAAAATTGGGAAGGTTCTTTTTAAGATACTATTTTTAATGAGAATAAAAGGCTTAAAAAATCTTTCAGAAGAAGGTATGGTAGTAATTGCAGAACATAAGTCTTTTTTGGATGGGCCTATCCTTGCCTGTGCTCTTCCGCGACCACCGAGATTCACTTCTGCCGAATTTATGTTTCATCATCCCTTCTATTCTCTTATCCCGAGGTGGATTGGTTCAATTCCTGTGCAGGATAAATCGTCTATAAGTGGATTACGGAGGATAATAGGGCTATTAAAAGGAGGAGAAATTGTAGTGATTTTTCCTCAAGGTGGGATAAACAAGAAAACTTTTTATAAAGGAGCATTTTTTGCTGCAACAAAGGCAGAAGTGCCCGTTATTCTTGCGATGATAGAAGGAGTTGAAAAAGTTCTTCCCGCATCTAATAAAAAAATAGGATGGAGTAAGATTAAAGTGGAATTTTCTGAGCCTTTTTATCTATCTTCTACCAAGGATAATGATTCGATAAAATTCTTTAAGAAAGAAGTCCTTAGGAAATTTCAAACAAGCTAA
- a CDS encoding efflux RND transporter permease subunit: MNLPEFSVNRSITVLMLIGIIVVLGIISLSKLTVEVMPDLTYPTASVITTYEGAASEDIETLVTKPIEAAVSKVKNVKTVDSVSQEEISIIMVEFEWGTNVDFAAQDMRDAIGVVEDFLPEGIDKPIVIKFDPSIIPILALGITGERDLRDLRTLVKDQIKDRLEMVDGVATCMIMGGREREIQVRIDKEKLEALNIPILRVISTLRYENLDLSGGHITRGYTEYLLRTLGEFENLDQIRNTVITVREQKPVYLKDFAEVYDTHTEVRNYSRTNKKNGLILAVTKESGANDLEVANGIKEKLKEVRKDLPADIKIYTALDQGRITQLMISTTASDAIWGGLLAVIILFLFLRNWRPTFAIALSIPLSILATFIAVYFAGFSLNIMTMSGLALGVGMLVSNAIIVIENIFRHLEEGKNKRQAAIVGTSEVGTAITASTLTTIAVFLPLIYATGIAGKLSQGLALTVTFALIGSLFTALTLIPMMASKIFKKEKSKKDYEKDFGERGFNFLKDWYKKTLVIALRHRVKVSVAAVVIFALSMCFLPFVGKEFMPVIDPGLVIVKVKTPVGTSLDETDRVVKQVEDIMMRQKEADVLGTFTGLMEGSKVDIAFSGSGIGNTGVNEAMIFAHLVDKSKRKRSSMQIQNAIRKQFPQIEGTKIEFLDLARFITSGGTGQIPIEIKIFGKDLVKLEQIANEIVTKIKPIQGLYDIDTTLRSGKPELRFVIDRDKASQLGLNVGQIASVMRANFEGQVATRYRTAGDEFDLRVQYRDEDSQTFDDVKRAVIFSSLGSQHHLEDVAKIMEGKGPVKLYRENQKRKTSITANFSDRDLGSILNDIKAKIKETNLPSEYFVEYGGEAKRMRETFVALGTVFILAILLVYMIMAAQFESLVHPFTVMFTVPFGITGVILILLLTGNSLSMVSLLGVIILTGIVVNNGIVLVDYVNQLRSKGMSKNDALIQGGVTKLRAVLLTAATATFGMLPMAISNSEGSELRAPMALAVIGGLVVSTFLTLIIVPTVYSILDDIAHRTRKEVSRRVIGDE, from the coding sequence ATGAATCTGCCTGAATTTTCTGTAAATCGTTCTATTACGGTTTTGATGTTAATTGGTATTATTGTCGTCTTGGGGATAATATCTTTATCCAAGTTAACTGTAGAGGTTATGCCTGATTTGACCTATCCTACAGCCTCGGTTATTACCACTTATGAAGGCGCTGCCTCAGAAGATATAGAGACTCTTGTTACAAAGCCCATTGAAGCAGCAGTAAGCAAAGTTAAGAATGTCAAGACAGTAGATTCTGTCTCCCAGGAAGAAATCTCTATTATAATGGTGGAGTTTGAGTGGGGCACTAATGTTGATTTTGCTGCCCAGGATATGCGCGATGCCATTGGAGTAGTTGAAGACTTTCTCCCTGAAGGCATAGATAAACCTATTGTTATCAAGTTTGACCCGTCGATTATTCCCATTCTCGCTTTGGGAATTACCGGAGAAAGAGATTTAAGAGATTTAAGAACATTAGTTAAAGACCAGATAAAAGACCGCCTTGAGATGGTTGATGGTGTTGCCACTTGTATGATTATGGGTGGGCGGGAAAGGGAGATTCAGGTAAGGATTGATAAAGAAAAACTTGAAGCGCTTAATATTCCTATTCTGCGGGTAATATCTACTTTGAGATATGAGAATCTCGATCTTTCCGGTGGACATATTACCAGGGGTTATACAGAGTATCTTTTGCGCACACTGGGAGAATTTGAAAATTTAGACCAGATAAGAAATACAGTAATTACTGTCAGAGAGCAGAAGCCGGTATATCTAAAGGATTTTGCCGAAGTCTATGATACCCATACTGAGGTCCGAAACTATAGCCGCACCAATAAAAAGAACGGCCTTATATTAGCCGTTACTAAGGAATCGGGAGCAAATGACTTGGAGGTAGCAAACGGCATAAAGGAAAAATTAAAAGAGGTAAGAAAAGATCTTCCCGCTGATATTAAGATATATACTGCCTTGGATCAAGGGAGGATTACTCAACTGATGATTTCTACTACTGCCAGTGATGCTATCTGGGGTGGACTTTTAGCGGTTATAATTCTTTTTTTATTTTTGCGTAATTGGCGGCCGACTTTTGCCATTGCTTTATCTATTCCGTTATCGATTTTGGCTACCTTTATCGCTGTCTATTTCGCGGGTTTTAGCCTGAATATAATGACGATGAGCGGTCTTGCCTTGGGGGTAGGTATGCTTGTTTCTAATGCCATTATCGTTATTGAAAATATCTTCCGGCATTTAGAGGAAGGTAAGAATAAAAGGCAAGCAGCCATTGTAGGCACAAGTGAAGTGGGTACGGCTATTACTGCCTCTACTCTTACTACTATCGCTGTCTTTTTACCTTTAATCTATGCCACGGGCATCGCGGGAAAACTTTCCCAGGGATTGGCTCTCACTGTTACCTTTGCGCTTATCGGTTCTTTATTTACCGCCCTTACTTTAATCCCGATGATGGCCTCTAAGATATTTAAAAAGGAGAAATCAAAAAAAGATTACGAAAAGGATTTTGGTGAAAGAGGATTCAATTTCTTAAAAGATTGGTATAAGAAAACTCTTGTCATTGCTCTTCGCCACCGTGTTAAGGTTTCTGTAGCAGCCGTAGTGATATTTGCTCTGAGTATGTGTTTTTTGCCTTTTGTGGGTAAAGAATTTATGCCGGTAATTGACCCCGGGTTAGTTATAGTTAAAGTTAAGACACCTGTTGGCACAAGTTTGGATGAAACCGACCGGGTGGTTAAACAAGTAGAAGATATTATGATGCGGCAGAAAGAAGCAGATGTTTTAGGAACTTTTACCGGGTTAATGGAAGGGTCAAAGGTGGATATTGCCTTTAGTGGCAGTGGGATAGGTAATACCGGCGTAAATGAGGCAATGATATTTGCTCATTTAGTGGATAAGAGCAAACGAAAGCGTTCAAGTATGCAAATACAAAATGCTATTCGTAAGCAATTTCCTCAAATTGAAGGAACCAAAATCGAGTTTCTTGATCTGGCCAGATTTATTACCTCAGGAGGCACGGGACAGATTCCTATTGAGATAAAAATATTTGGCAAGGATTTGGTTAAATTAGAGCAGATAGCAAATGAGATCGTGACCAAAATAAAGCCGATACAAGGTCTTTATGATATAGATACAACTCTTCGAAGCGGCAAGCCAGAGTTACGGTTCGTGATAGATAGAGATAAAGCATCTCAATTAGGATTAAATGTTGGTCAGATAGCTTCTGTTATGCGGGCTAACTTTGAAGGTCAGGTTGCTACCCGCTACCGGACAGCTGGTGATGAATTTGACCTGCGAGTACAATATCGAGACGAAGATAGTCAAACCTTTGATGATGTAAAACGCGCGGTTATTTTTTCAAGTCTTGGTTCTCAACATCATTTAGAGGATGTTGCAAAGATTATGGAAGGGAAAGGCCCTGTTAAGCTTTACCGGGAAAATCAAAAGAGGAAAACATCTATTACCGCTAACTTCTCTGATAGGGATTTAGGAAGCATATTAAATGATATAAAAGCCAAGATAAAAGAGACAAATTTGCCCTCAGAGTATTTCGTAGAATATGGCGGGGAGGCAAAACGAATGCGTGAGACATTTGTTGCCTTAGGCACTGTATTTATTTTAGCAATATTATTGGTATATATGATTATGGCTGCCCAGTTTGAATCGTTGGTACATCCCTTTACAGTGATGTTTACCGTTCCATTTGGAATAACTGGTGTAATTTTGATACTGTTATTAACCGGCAATAGTCTTTCTATGGTTTCTCTTCTCGGCGTCATTATTCTTACCGGTATTGTAGTTAATAATGGGATAGTCCTTGTGGATTACGTTAATCAGCTTAGATCTAAGGGTATGAGTAAAAATGACGCGCTTATTCAGGGGGGAGTAACTAAATTAAGAGCAGTTTTATTAACGGCAGCTACGGCTACATTTGGAATGCTTCCTATGGCTATAAGCAACTCAGAAGGCTCAGAGTTGAGAGCTCCTATGGCTTTAGCAGTTATTGGAGGGCTGGTAGTTTCTACTTTCTTAACTCTAATAATTGTTCCTACAGTTTACAGCATCTTAGACGATATCGCTCATCGAACAAGAAAAGAAGTAAGTAGAAGAGTGATTGGAGATGAATGA
- a CDS encoding efflux RND transporter periplasmic adaptor subunit, whose product MKKPVILILIAFLVLLGSFRIIGSIKSNNDGRQTEARISTVKVAQVIKGEIEAQISCVGNIAGQEMVTLMSKIPGKIDSFLIKEGDKVKKDDVLVLIDRDIEGMKYEKALIKSPIDGTVIKKFLDEGSQVEPSVSPMMRVPVIMVANIDTVKVLVNVSEKYLGKLKESAEAKVRVDAYPDEVFLGKITRIAPMVDLATRTSEVEVKVLNKDYRLKPGMFARVNIILEKKENSLIVPIKAVLSENSRKFVFIVNSSVAHKKKVETGIYQKDFVEIIEGLSVGEDIIIEGNYGLKDGANVLIETKGNVQ is encoded by the coding sequence ATGAAGAAACCTGTAATTTTGATATTGATAGCTTTCTTAGTGCTACTTGGTAGCTTTAGGATTATCGGGAGCATAAAAAGTAATAATGATGGGCGTCAAACAGAGGCGAGAATTTCCACTGTTAAAGTAGCTCAGGTTATAAAAGGTGAAATCGAAGCTCAAATATCTTGCGTAGGCAATATTGCCGGCCAGGAAATGGTGACCTTGATGAGTAAGATTCCGGGAAAGATCGATAGCTTTCTTATTAAGGAAGGAGATAAAGTAAAAAAAGATGATGTTCTGGTATTGATTGATAGGGATATAGAAGGTATGAAATACGAGAAGGCATTGATTAAATCACCAATTGACGGAACGGTAATAAAGAAATTTTTAGATGAAGGTTCTCAAGTCGAGCCGAGTGTAAGTCCGATGATGAGAGTTCCGGTAATTATGGTAGCTAATATTGATACAGTAAAGGTGTTGGTAAACGTCTCTGAAAAATATTTAGGCAAATTAAAAGAAAGCGCTGAGGCAAAAGTTAGGGTAGATGCATATCCCGACGAGGTTTTTCTTGGCAAGATTACAAGGATTGCCCCTATGGTTGACCTTGCCACTCGGACATCAGAAGTGGAAGTAAAGGTTCTCAATAAAGACTATCGGCTTAAGCCGGGAATGTTTGCCAGGGTGAATATTATATTAGAGAAAAAAGAAAATTCTCTTATTGTACCCATTAAGGCAGTCCTTAGCGAAAATAGCCGCAAATTTGTTTTTATTGTTAATAGTTCTGTTGCTCACAAGAAGAAAGTAGAAACGGGAATATATCAAAAAGATTTTGTAGAGATTATAGAAGGGCTAAGTGTTGGCGAAGATATAATTATAGAGGGAAATTATGGCCTTAAGGACGGCGCAAATGTCCTTATAGAAACTAAGGGAAATGTCCAATGA
- a CDS encoding TolC family protein, giving the protein MMNLFGIKYMVISALISFMFLTANSFAQEYQKQDKDMPKFLTLEKSIDIALENNHGLKAASEKITGAKEKSWETKTLFLPKLKVESSYTHLNESPSLDLEAGVFTPDALSIEVGDDDMYNAQAVVQQPLFTGGKILSLNKQARNNLEATKYNYEEVRQNLILQVKEAYFGILVAQKYKKVCQDAVEQMKAHLETVRGLYNAGTVPNIDLLRTEVQLANVEQALIKAENGVELAKSLFNTILGRNLNSSIEVVDILRVIEQDYSLEQLLKEAQEHRPEIYKMRHNIEMAKAGIGIAQSNYWPQVGLFGNYKYHKGDEPIIKWKEDWMVGVNASVNIWNWGETKAQVGQAKAALRELGHLETQLRDGIALEVKRALLNLEEAKKRIKVSEKAVIQAKESLNSTRIGYRNGRVDNVEVLATQLALTESQTNHLEAIYNCILSQARLEKAIGLPADLSSKALAKEQALAKAEKLGGE; this is encoded by the coding sequence ATGATGAATTTATTTGGAATAAAATATATGGTAATTTCTGCTCTAATTTCTTTTATGTTTTTGACTGCAAATTCTTTTGCTCAAGAATACCAAAAGCAAGATAAGGATATGCCTAAATTCCTCACTTTAGAAAAAAGTATCGATATAGCATTAGAGAATAATCACGGGTTAAAAGCTGCTTCGGAAAAAATAACCGGCGCCAAAGAAAAAAGCTGGGAGACAAAAACCTTATTTCTGCCTAAGCTGAAAGTAGAATCTTCCTATACCCATTTAAACGAATCGCCGAGTTTGGATTTGGAAGCAGGCGTTTTTACACCCGATGCCCTATCAATAGAAGTTGGTGACGACGATATGTATAATGCCCAGGCTGTAGTTCAGCAGCCACTCTTTACGGGAGGGAAAATTCTTTCCTTAAATAAGCAGGCAAGAAACAATTTAGAAGCTACAAAATATAATTATGAAGAGGTAAGGCAAAATCTAATTTTACAGGTTAAGGAGGCCTATTTTGGGATATTAGTAGCCCAGAAGTATAAGAAGGTCTGTCAGGATGCAGTAGAGCAGATGAAGGCTCATCTTGAGACCGTAAGAGGTCTCTATAATGCCGGCACTGTTCCAAATATAGACCTTTTGAGGACCGAAGTGCAATTGGCAAATGTAGAGCAGGCACTCATCAAAGCCGAAAATGGTGTTGAGTTAGCAAAATCTTTATTTAATACCATATTGGGCAGAAATCTAAATTCGTCAATAGAAGTAGTTGATATATTAAGGGTTATAGAACAGGACTATAGTCTAGAGCAATTACTTAAAGAGGCTCAGGAGCACCGGCCTGAAATCTATAAAATGAGACACAACATTGAGATGGCAAAGGCTGGTATTGGAATAGCTCAAAGTAATTATTGGCCCCAAGTGGGGCTTTTCGGAAACTATAAATATCACAAAGGCGATGAGCCTATTATAAAATGGAAAGAAGATTGGATGGTGGGAGTAAACGCTAGTGTAAACATCTGGAATTGGGGTGAGACTAAAGCACAGGTAGGCCAGGCAAAAGCCGCTTTAAGAGAATTAGGGCACCTTGAAACTCAGCTTAGGGATGGGATTGCTTTAGAGGTGAAAAGGGCTCTATTGAATTTAGAAGAGGCTAAAAAGAGGATCAAGGTATCAGAGAAAGCAGTAATCCAGGCCAAAGAAAGTCTGAACAGTACACGAATCGGATACAGAAACGGCCGGGTAGATAATGTAGAAGTATTGGCTACTCAATTGGCTTTAACTGAAAGCCAGACAAATCATCTTGAAGCAATATATAATTGTATTTTGAGTCAGGCAAGGTTAGAAAAAGCAATAGGCCTGCCTGCTGACCTATCCTCCAAAGCTTTGGCGAAAGAGCAAGCTTTGGCGAAGGCAGAAAAATTAGGAGGCGAATAA
- a CDS encoding TetR/AcrR family transcriptional regulator translates to MYSKKEGLIDRRKKQILDAATNVFSKKGFSKTLMEKVAHLAKIGKGTIYQYFESKQNLFLSAVERGLDNLKDSVLREIGKGKSPLGQIENAVRAYLRFFESNPEMIGILLRSPIELQERMYKRYFQHYYTYIGKMEEIFREGQISGQIKKLDIKGAIGVLSNMLNGLIYMWQVEGKKYPLSERAPIILKIYFEGIVSTPRL, encoded by the coding sequence ATGTATAGTAAAAAAGAAGGGCTTATAGACAGAAGAAAGAAGCAGATATTGGATGCAGCCACTAATGTTTTTTCTAAAAAGGGATTCTCCAAGACCCTTATGGAGAAGGTAGCACATCTGGCAAAGATAGGAAAGGGGACAATATACCAGTATTTTGAAAGTAAGCAGAACCTTTTCCTCTCCGCAGTCGAGAGGGGGCTCGACAATTTAAAGGACTCAGTGCTAAGGGAGATTGGAAAAGGGAAGAGTCCTTTAGGGCAAATAGAAAATGCAGTAAGAGCTTATTTAAGATTTTTTGAGAGTAATCCGGAGATGATTGGAATTCTGCTTCGTTCGCCAATTGAGCTTCAGGAAAGAATGTATAAGAGATATTTTCAGCATTACTATACCTATATTGGCAAGATGGAGGAGATTTTTCGGGAAGGGCAAATATCGGGTCAGATTAAAAAGTTAGACATTAAGGGTGCAATCGGTGTCTTGAGTAATATGCTCAACGGGTTAATCTATATGTGGCAGGTTGAAGGCAAGAAGTATCCCCTTTCGGAAAGGGCACCCATAATCCTAAAGATTTACTTTGAAGGCATAGTTTCTACTCCAAGGCTCTAA
- a CDS encoding efflux RND transporter permease subunit, with protein sequence MRTIPELDSTFTTIGAVSGGEVSVGSQGPEYAQIVINWKDDRSLSAVELLKDTKHFLASLPGATINVQEISSSVGGGGAPITYYVTGPDHEIVTSAAKDILKVLQNTPGILDADYSYHPGKPEINFTINRAKLADVDMDVNSVALNVRAALEGIVPTTFREGENEYDIRVTIPEKLKKQRQVLENIPLSNRMNDIFLLKQISDIQETSGPTQRQRYNRQPSITLTANTNKPVGTVANEFMRKLTEINVPREVNLNTGGNIKMMQEAFRDIGTAILIAIILVYLVMAAQFESWFEPFIIISALPLAMIGILFGLFIFGKTINMFSLLGVMILTGIGVNNGILIINFAKTLIEQGKKPLDAIVEASSVRLRPCLMTTFTTITAMIPLAFGVGKATAFKSPMGVTVISGAFSALMLTLFVIPLLYFLYEKRRQRKSG encoded by the coding sequence TTGAGAACAATTCCGGAACTGGACAGCACTTTTACCACTATCGGCGCAGTTTCAGGCGGAGAGGTTAGTGTCGGCTCTCAGGGACCCGAATATGCGCAAATAGTAATCAATTGGAAAGATGATAGAAGCCTCTCGGCGGTAGAATTGTTAAAGGATACAAAACATTTTCTTGCGTCTTTGCCGGGAGCCACTATTAATGTTCAAGAAATAAGCTCAAGTGTTGGCGGCGGCGGCGCGCCAATTACATATTATGTTACCGGACCAGACCATGAAATTGTTACAAGCGCGGCAAAGGACATTCTAAAAGTTTTACAAAATACGCCCGGTATTTTGGATGCGGATTATTCTTATCATCCCGGAAAACCCGAAATAAATTTTACAATCAATCGCGCAAAATTAGCAGATGTTGATATGGATGTTAATTCTGTGGCGTTAAATGTGCGCGCGGCTTTGGAAGGTATTGTGCCTACAACGTTTCGCGAGGGTGAAAACGAATATGATATACGCGTCACTATACCCGAAAAATTGAAAAAACAAAGACAGGTTTTAGAGAATATTCCTTTATCCAACAGAATGAACGACATATTTTTATTAAAACAAATTTCCGACATACAGGAAACATCAGGTCCTACTCAAAGACAAAGATATAATCGTCAACCAAGCATTACTCTCACCGCTAATACCAATAAACCTGTGGGAACTGTAGCAAATGAATTTATGAGAAAACTGACAGAAATAAATGTTCCTCGTGAGGTCAATTTAAATACGGGTGGAAATATAAAGATGATGCAGGAGGCTTTTCGCGATATAGGAACTGCCATACTTATCGCCATTATTCTCGTTTATTTGGTAATGGCAGCCCAATTCGAAAGTTGGTTCGAACCGTTCATTATAATCTCAGCTTTACCATTGGCAATGATTGGAATACTTTTCGGTCTTTTTATTTTTGGCAAGACCATTAATATGTTTAGTCTTCTTGGAGTTATGATTCTAACCGGTATAGGTGTGAACAATGGCATCCTTATTATTAATTTCGCAAAGACGCTTATTGAGCAGGGTAAGAAACCGCTTGATGCCATTGTGGAAGCAAGTTCCGTAAGATTAAGGCCGTGTCTTATGACGACCTTTACTACGATTACCGCAATGATCCCCCTTGCTTTTGGTGTTGGCAAAGCTACTGCTTTTAAATCGCCTATGGGTGTTACAGTTATATCGGGAGCATTCAGCGCCTTGATGCTCACTCTTTTTGTTATCCCGCTGCTTTATTTTCTGTATGAAAAAAGAAGACAACGCAAGTCAGGTTAA